A stretch of Paludisphaera borealis DNA encodes these proteins:
- a CDS encoding general stress protein → MSQVDQPITFNVVAVYPDHESVERAMSRLHADGFEMRDLSIVGRDFRVNEEESAEPMTMSDYATTGAEFGAVVGGLFGLCVGMAFLILPGLGPVVVAGPIAAALAGGAEGSLAGASLGALVGALVGWGVPHDRALEYRDHVKSGKYLVLARGDATKIEHARAVLHHEALEHEKHEAFAHP, encoded by the coding sequence ATGAGCCAGGTCGATCAACCGATTACCTTTAACGTCGTTGCGGTCTACCCCGACCACGAGTCCGTGGAGCGCGCGATGAGTCGCCTTCACGCGGACGGGTTCGAGATGCGCGACCTGTCGATCGTCGGCCGCGACTTCCGGGTGAACGAGGAGGAGTCGGCCGAGCCCATGACGATGAGCGACTACGCCACGACGGGCGCCGAGTTCGGGGCCGTGGTCGGCGGCCTCTTCGGTCTTTGCGTCGGCATGGCGTTTTTGATCCTGCCGGGCCTGGGGCCGGTGGTGGTGGCCGGGCCGATCGCCGCGGCGCTGGCCGGCGGCGCGGAAGGCTCGCTCGCCGGTGCCTCCCTGGGCGCGCTGGTCGGCGCCCTCGTCGGCTGGGGGGTTCCCCATGACCGCGCCCTGGAGTACCGCGACCATGTCAAGAGCGGCAAGTACCTCGTCCTCGCCCGCGGCGATGCCACGAAGATCGAGCACGCCAGGGCCGTACTCCACCACGAAGCCCTCGAACACGAGAAACACGAGGCTTTCGCACACCCCTGA
- a CDS encoding DUF1501 domain-containing protein encodes MGQDAGFLGRSADPWFLNAEITPSGYRVGEINLPDGLAIERVESRRALGEQIARRLAFLDHDATSSALDSQTRQAFDLLRSSEARTAFRLEEEPDAVHDRYGRTPIGQGCLFARRLVEAGVRLVQVNWYRGVDEPPTFPVWDTHADETNRLKDVLVPPTDRALAALIADLNGRGMLDETLVVCMAEFGRTPQLIGGGRSHWGAVFSVAMAGGGVRGGQVYGASDRYAAYPKEGRVTPEDLHATILHQLGIDPHLEIFDNLGRPHPASRGEVVQAIL; translated from the coding sequence TTGGGGCAGGACGCCGGGTTCCTCGGCCGGTCGGCCGACCCCTGGTTCCTCAACGCCGAGATCACGCCGAGCGGCTACCGCGTCGGTGAGATCAACCTACCCGACGGCCTGGCCATCGAGCGCGTCGAGTCCCGGCGAGCCCTCGGCGAGCAAATCGCCCGCCGCCTGGCGTTCCTCGACCACGACGCGACCTCCTCGGCCCTCGACTCACAGACCCGGCAGGCGTTCGACTTGCTCCGCTCGTCCGAGGCGCGGACAGCGTTCCGCCTGGAAGAAGAACCGGACGCGGTCCACGACCGCTACGGCCGGACGCCGATCGGCCAGGGGTGCCTGTTCGCCCGCCGGCTGGTTGAAGCGGGTGTGCGGTTGGTCCAGGTGAACTGGTATCGCGGCGTCGACGAACCGCCGACGTTCCCCGTATGGGACACTCACGCCGACGAGACCAACCGGCTGAAAGACGTCCTCGTGCCGCCGACCGACCGCGCCCTCGCCGCGCTGATCGCCGACCTGAACGGCCGGGGGATGCTCGACGAGACCCTGGTCGTCTGCATGGCCGAGTTCGGCCGCACGCCACAGCTCATCGGCGGCGGTCGGAGCCACTGGGGAGCGGTTTTCTCCGTGGCGATGGCCGGCGGCGGCGTCCGCGGCGGCCAGGTCTACGGCGCGTCCGACCGATACGCCGCCTACCCCAAGGAAGGCCGCGTCACCCCCGAAGACCTGCACGCGACGATCCTCCACCAACTCGGGATCGACCCCCACCTCGAGATCTTCGACAACCTCGGCCGCCCCCACCCCGCCAGCCGCGGCGAAGTCGTCCAGGCCATCCTGTAA
- a CDS encoding IS110 family transposase: MLNLTATGGRLCEGLRRRDILRIGSLGALGAGLGLPELLASGGTTPGRARSCIVVFLNGGPAQHSTWDPKPDAPEAVRGAFKPIATTVPGLLVGELMPKLAEVADKLCVLRAVSTRDTGHSSSGYYMLTGRPHTPPNVEGVSPGPPNDAPVLGAIVNKLSTPRGGLPATVTLPQRIFNTGGTVMSLWLNPSHENGVGLGYAADVRPWARGRHWLWCREPAKELGPGLGSTSRRTPSCRPPEAGEHVEETALRPEVVPPARTASFPTTRVGGDVMDIVHDRCAGLDVHKKTVVACVRHINPDGSVASVVHTFGTMTADLLALADWLDAHGVREVAMESTGVYWKPIFHILEGRFDVMLVNAGRLKQVPGRKTDVKDAEWIAQLLQHGLLSPSFIPKPEIRELRDLTRQRTELVRDRAAVANRLQKTLEDANVKLGSVASDVLGASGRAMIRAIIDGQDDPEKLADLAKQRLRGKIPELRRALLGRVTDHHRFVLRLLTDQIDALERLIERLDERIDEAMRPFDEAAGRLQGIPGVGDRAAEVIVGEIGPDVESFPTAGHLCSWAGLCPGNDQSAGKRRSGKTTKGSPWLRSLLVQSAWSASHAKNTAFSICYRRWVPRLGKKKALIAVAHKILVVIWHLLKNGADYRERQLPAPAA; encoded by the coding sequence ATGCTCAACCTGACAGCGACCGGCGGCCGGTTGTGTGAGGGCTTGCGACGGCGCGACATCCTCCGGATCGGCAGTCTCGGGGCGCTCGGCGCGGGGCTCGGCTTGCCCGAGCTACTGGCCAGCGGCGGGACGACGCCGGGACGGGCGCGATCGTGCATCGTCGTCTTCCTCAACGGCGGCCCGGCGCAGCATTCGACGTGGGACCCCAAGCCCGACGCCCCCGAGGCGGTTCGCGGGGCGTTCAAGCCGATCGCCACGACCGTCCCGGGCCTGCTCGTGGGCGAGCTGATGCCGAAGCTGGCCGAGGTGGCCGACAAGCTTTGCGTGCTCCGGGCCGTCTCGACGCGGGACACCGGCCATTCGTCCAGCGGCTACTACATGCTGACCGGCCGCCCACACACGCCGCCGAACGTCGAGGGGGTCTCGCCGGGCCCGCCCAACGATGCGCCGGTGCTGGGGGCGATCGTTAACAAGCTCAGCACGCCGAGAGGCGGACTGCCCGCGACCGTGACGCTCCCCCAGCGGATCTTCAACACCGGAGGAACGGTCATGAGCCTTTGGCTCAACCCGTCCCATGAAAATGGGGTCGGGTTGGGTTATGCTGCGGATGTCCGGCCCTGGGCGAGAGGCCGTCATTGGCTTTGGTGTCGCGAACCCGCGAAGGAACTTGGTCCCGGCCTCGGCTCGACTTCACGTCGAACCCCGTCCTGTCGCCCCCCGGAAGCGGGGGAGCACGTAGAAGAAACTGCTTTACGCCCCGAGGTCGTCCCACCGGCTCGGACTGCTTCGTTTCCGACCACTCGAGTTGGAGGGGACGTCATGGACATCGTTCACGATCGCTGCGCCGGGCTCGACGTCCACAAGAAGACCGTCGTCGCCTGCGTCCGCCACATCAACCCCGACGGCTCGGTCGCCTCGGTGGTCCACACCTTCGGCACGATGACCGCCGACCTGCTGGCCCTGGCCGACTGGCTCGACGCCCACGGCGTCCGCGAGGTCGCCATGGAGAGCACGGGCGTCTACTGGAAGCCGATCTTCCACATCCTGGAAGGGCGATTCGACGTGATGCTGGTCAACGCCGGGCGGCTCAAGCAGGTCCCCGGCCGCAAGACCGACGTCAAGGACGCCGAGTGGATCGCCCAGTTGCTCCAGCACGGCCTGCTGTCGCCCAGCTTCATCCCCAAGCCGGAGATCCGCGAGCTTCGCGACCTGACCCGGCAGCGCACCGAGTTGGTCCGCGACCGCGCCGCGGTGGCCAATCGCCTCCAGAAGACGCTGGAGGACGCCAACGTCAAGCTGGGGTCGGTGGCCAGCGACGTCCTGGGGGCCTCGGGGCGCGCCATGATCCGGGCGATCATCGACGGCCAGGACGACCCGGAGAAGCTGGCCGATCTGGCCAAGCAGCGGCTCCGGGGCAAGATCCCCGAGCTGAGGCGGGCGCTGTTGGGCCGGGTCACCGACCACCACCGCTTCGTGCTCCGGCTGCTGACGGATCAGATCGACGCGTTGGAACGCCTGATCGAGCGGCTGGACGAGCGGATCGACGAGGCCATGAGGCCGTTCGACGAGGCGGCGGGCCGGCTCCAGGGGATCCCCGGAGTGGGGGATCGGGCGGCGGAGGTGATCGTGGGGGAGATCGGGCCGGACGTGGAGTCGTTCCCGACCGCGGGCCACCTCTGCTCCTGGGCGGGGCTGTGCCCGGGCAACGACCAAAGCGCCGGCAAACGCCGCAGCGGCAAGACGACCAAGGGGAGTCCGTGGCTGCGTTCGCTCCTGGTGCAGTCGGCGTGGTCGGCCAGCCACGCCAAGAACACCGCCTTCAGCATCTGCTACCGTCGATGGGTCCCACGACTCGGGAAAAAGAAGGCTCTGATCGCCGTGGCGCACAAGATCCTGGTGGTGATCTGGCACCTGCTCAAGAACGGGGCCGACTACCGCGAACGCCAACTACCAGCCCCTGCAGCCTGA
- a CDS encoding AAA family ATPase produces MGAWEPFSISTSEAEERNWGGLREWPKSVVRWLFGWGDDERELPLSTGSSARFQNICISREAGAGGGAIARLLGQRLGWKVFDHELLEAIAHRMELPIDDVRTFDELAPSVIQDWLLPLREEHYAPQEAYLDHLAKLIEAIGRAGQSVLVGRGAGFLLPRETTLSVRIIAPLRARSLRLAERMGVSVRTARRAAKDLDARRATFDRTMHRMSSSDPHNYDIVLDSHSLGLEIAAEVVFRAVDAGRPASPKAVSPLGPASWTISGPGASSQPPTSLPISPRPQPSPAPTPPPITGAPGPTLAPDAFERPV; encoded by the coding sequence ATGGGCGCGTGGGAACCGTTCTCGATCTCGACTTCGGAAGCGGAGGAGCGGAACTGGGGCGGCCTCCGGGAATGGCCCAAGTCCGTCGTGCGCTGGCTGTTCGGCTGGGGCGACGACGAGCGCGAGCTGCCGCTCTCGACCGGGTCGTCGGCCCGATTCCAGAACATCTGCATCAGCCGCGAGGCCGGCGCAGGCGGCGGCGCGATCGCCCGGCTGCTCGGCCAGCGACTGGGCTGGAAGGTCTTCGACCATGAGCTGCTCGAAGCCATCGCCCACCGCATGGAACTGCCGATCGACGACGTCCGCACCTTCGACGAGCTGGCGCCGAGCGTCATCCAGGACTGGCTGCTGCCGCTCCGCGAGGAGCACTACGCGCCCCAGGAAGCGTACCTCGACCATCTAGCCAAGCTGATCGAAGCCATCGGCCGCGCCGGGCAATCGGTGCTCGTCGGCCGCGGCGCGGGGTTTCTGCTCCCTCGCGAGACGACGCTGTCGGTGCGGATCATCGCCCCGCTCCGCGCCCGGTCGCTCCGCCTGGCCGAGCGGATGGGGGTCTCGGTGCGAACCGCGCGGCGAGCCGCCAAGGACCTCGACGCCCGCCGCGCCACGTTCGATCGCACGATGCACCGGATGAGTTCCAGCGACCCGCACAACTACGACATCGTCCTCGACTCGCACAGCCTCGGCCTCGAAATCGCCGCCGAGGTCGTCTTCCGCGCCGTCGACGCCGGCCGTCCCGCTTCCCCCAAGGCCGTCAGCCCGCTCGGCCCCGCTTCCTGGACCATTTCCGGCCCCGGCGCGTCGTCCCAGCCCCCGACCTCTCTCCCGATCTCCCCCCGTCCCCAACCATCCCCCGCGCCGACGCCCCCGCCGATCACCGGCGCCCCCGGCCCGACGCTCGCCCCCGACGCCTTCGAACGGCCCGTGTAG
- a CDS encoding glucosamine-6-phosphate deaminase, with translation MTPPDPQPIARFTIDALQVLVYEDRGQAGKAAAQAVGLAIHNRQKAAGKANVVFAAAPSQNEFLAGLVASTQVDWSRVVGFHMDEYLGLPADHPASFRRYLQEHLFRLVDLDADRLRLIPGERAERPLRTCLEYEDRLLAEPTDVVCAGIGENGHLAFNDPPVADFHDPLVIKVVRLDQACRVQQVNDGCFDHIDEVPTHAYTLTVPALLSAPVVSVVVLGPRKANAVLETLRGPIGEACPATALRGHPGARLYLDREAARLVL, from the coding sequence ATGACGCCTCCCGATCCGCAGCCGATCGCCCGTTTCACCATCGATGCGCTTCAGGTCCTCGTTTATGAGGACCGGGGGCAGGCCGGCAAGGCGGCGGCCCAGGCCGTCGGCCTGGCGATCCACAACCGCCAGAAAGCCGCCGGCAAGGCTAACGTCGTCTTCGCCGCGGCACCGAGCCAGAACGAGTTCCTCGCGGGGCTCGTGGCCAGCACGCAAGTCGACTGGTCGCGGGTCGTCGGCTTCCACATGGACGAGTACTTGGGGCTCCCCGCCGACCACCCCGCGTCGTTCCGCCGCTACCTTCAGGAACATCTGTTCCGGCTCGTCGACCTCGACGCCGACCGGCTCCGCCTGATCCCCGGCGAGCGCGCCGAGCGACCGCTCCGAACCTGCCTCGAATATGAAGACCGGCTGCTCGCCGAGCCCACCGACGTCGTTTGCGCGGGGATCGGCGAGAACGGCCACCTGGCGTTCAACGACCCGCCCGTGGCCGACTTCCACGACCCTCTCGTGATCAAGGTCGTGCGGCTCGATCAGGCCTGCCGGGTCCAGCAGGTCAACGACGGCTGCTTCGATCACATCGACGAGGTGCCGACGCACGCCTACACGCTGACCGTCCCCGCCTTGCTCAGCGCGCCGGTGGTCTCCGTGGTGGTGCTCGGCCCTCGCAAGGCGAACGCGGTGCTCGAAACCCTTCGCGGACCGATCGGCGAGGCCTGCCCCGCGACGGCCCTGCGCGGGCATCCCGGCGCGCGGCTCTACCTCGATCGCGAGGCGGCCCGGCTGGTCCTCTGA
- a CDS encoding fumarylacetoacetate hydrolase family protein, whose protein sequence is MRWVTVATEQGPRACGVWQGRYVDVNAADSRLPSTVRGLLALDADGQREAKAAVEQGKTSYDPATSRLLAPVPDPQKIICIGLNYRDHAEESGMPVPPEPVLFSKYPSALIGHLAPIVLPSVSNEVDYEAELVVVVGRGGRFIPVEHAMKHVGGYAVGHDVSARDWQLNKPGKQWMAGKTFDTFAPIGPELVTADEVADPHKLGIRLRLNGETMQNSNTNQLIFPIDQLIAYLSGIVTLEPGDLIFTGTPPGVGMARKPQVWLKPGDVVEVEIDGLGVLRNPVVAEKKAG, encoded by the coding sequence GTGCGCTGGGTGACAGTCGCTACCGAGCAGGGCCCGCGAGCCTGCGGTGTTTGGCAGGGTCGATACGTGGACGTGAACGCGGCCGATTCCCGGCTGCCGTCGACCGTTCGAGGGCTGCTGGCCCTGGACGCCGACGGTCAGCGCGAGGCGAAGGCCGCGGTCGAGCAGGGGAAGACGTCGTATGATCCGGCTACGTCTCGGCTGCTGGCGCCGGTTCCCGATCCGCAAAAGATCATCTGCATCGGCCTGAACTACCGCGATCACGCCGAAGAGAGCGGCATGCCCGTTCCTCCCGAGCCGGTCCTGTTCAGCAAGTACCCCTCGGCTCTGATCGGCCACCTGGCCCCGATCGTCTTGCCGTCGGTCAGCAACGAGGTCGACTACGAGGCCGAGCTGGTCGTGGTCGTGGGTCGCGGCGGCCGGTTCATCCCGGTCGAGCATGCGATGAAGCACGTCGGCGGTTACGCGGTGGGGCACGACGTCTCGGCCCGCGACTGGCAGCTCAACAAGCCGGGCAAGCAGTGGATGGCCGGCAAGACGTTCGACACGTTCGCGCCGATCGGCCCCGAGCTGGTGACGGCCGACGAGGTCGCCGACCCGCACAAGCTGGGCATCCGGCTCCGGCTCAACGGCGAGACGATGCAGAACTCGAACACCAACCAACTGATCTTCCCCATCGATCAATTGATCGCCTACCTCTCGGGGATCGTCACCCTCGAACCGGGCGACCTGATCTTCACCGGCACGCCGCCGGGCGTCGGCATGGCGCGGAAGCCGCAGGTCTGGCTCAAGCCGGGCGACGTGGTCGAAGTCGAGATCGACGGCCTGGGAGTGCTCCGCAACCCGGTCGTCGCCGAGAAGAAGGCCGGCTGA
- a CDS encoding tetratricopeptide repeat protein, protein MRRGALIVLLSGLLGLLPVISGCGWTNTRRPSLKDVPTPEQAAQAQAFSERAQEAVDRGDLELAKVELTRLVAISPRSPEGHQRLGRVFEQQNRVDEAEACYSRALQLDPDYVGALIGMGRVEVLRGNPQSALKRFETAIEIEPHEATAHLALGAVFESLGRTGEAQAAYFRSLENDPLLGEASRRIAALQIARNEADQALARLDQTIELAPGDAEALLLRGRAHLALRHITPAIVDLRAAAVRLPNRPDVHFNLALALEAASQPGDALKSAEQALQLAPDYADARDLSQRLRR, encoded by the coding sequence ATGCGGCGCGGGGCGTTGATCGTCTTATTAAGTGGCTTGCTGGGTCTGCTGCCGGTGATCTCCGGGTGCGGTTGGACCAACACGCGCCGGCCGAGCTTGAAGGACGTCCCCACTCCTGAGCAGGCCGCCCAGGCGCAGGCCTTCAGCGAGCGCGCGCAGGAGGCCGTCGATCGCGGCGACCTCGAGCTGGCGAAGGTCGAATTGACTCGGCTGGTGGCGATCTCGCCTCGTTCGCCCGAAGGTCACCAGCGGCTCGGCCGGGTGTTCGAACAGCAAAACCGCGTCGACGAGGCCGAGGCCTGCTACAGCCGGGCGTTGCAACTCGATCCCGACTACGTCGGCGCGCTGATCGGCATGGGGCGCGTCGAGGTCTTGCGCGGCAACCCTCAGAGCGCGCTCAAGCGATTCGAGACGGCCATCGAGATCGAGCCGCACGAGGCGACGGCCCACCTGGCGCTGGGCGCGGTGTTCGAATCGCTGGGGAGGACCGGCGAGGCGCAGGCCGCCTACTTCCGCTCGCTGGAGAACGACCCGCTGCTCGGCGAGGCGAGCCGTCGGATCGCCGCGCTCCAGATCGCGCGGAACGAGGCCGACCAGGCCCTGGCTCGACTCGACCAGACGATCGAGCTGGCGCCGGGCGATGCCGAGGCCCTGCTCTTACGAGGCCGCGCGCACCTGGCGTTGCGGCACATCACGCCGGCCATCGTCGACCTCCGCGCCGCCGCCGTCCGCCTCCCCAACCGCCCCGACGTCCACTTCAACCTCGCCCTGGCCCTCGAAGCCGCCAGCCAGCCCGGCGACGCCCTCAAGTCGGCCGAACAGGCGCTCCAACTCGCCCCCGACTACGCCGACGCCCGCGACCTCTCCCAGCGACTGCGACGCTGA
- a CDS encoding sensor histidine kinase has translation MDAHLDQPPPSHASTSSAAPLDMRFDRKELHTLLCSLSHELCRPLASLRTGFDLLIADGPDAISPEQMGHVTTMMGLCDELLLLTRSYLDYAEVVRGARTPSLGTFSIGAIVGELDRQFGPVARSRGQGWKAVTVHPDAKVVTDASRCQQVFGNLVSNAIKYTPPGGTIAVSARTDGDSWSLTVADDGPGVPAESHERIFEPFFRLPRDEHSKTEGNGLGLSICRELTAQLHGRIVVKSEVDRGTSMTVVFPKQPPAPTNALSPA, from the coding sequence ATGGATGCGCATCTCGACCAGCCCCCCCCCTCGCACGCTTCAACGTCCTCGGCCGCGCCGCTCGACATGCGGTTCGACCGCAAGGAGTTGCACACGCTGTTGTGCAGCCTGAGCCACGAGCTTTGCCGGCCGCTGGCTTCGTTGCGCACCGGCTTCGACCTCTTGATCGCCGACGGCCCCGATGCGATCTCTCCCGAGCAAATGGGCCACGTCACGACGATGATGGGACTTTGCGACGAACTGCTCCTCCTCACGCGCAGCTACCTCGATTACGCGGAGGTGGTCCGGGGGGCGCGGACGCCCAGCCTGGGGACGTTCTCGATCGGCGCGATCGTGGGCGAACTCGATCGCCAGTTCGGGCCGGTCGCGCGCAGTCGCGGCCAGGGATGGAAGGCCGTCACCGTCCATCCCGACGCCAAGGTGGTCACCGACGCCTCGCGTTGCCAGCAGGTTTTCGGCAACCTCGTCTCCAACGCGATCAAGTACACCCCGCCGGGCGGGACCATCGCCGTCTCGGCCCGGACCGACGGCGATTCATGGAGCCTGACCGTCGCCGACGACGGCCCGGGCGTCCCCGCCGAGTCGCACGAGCGGATCTTCGAGCCGTTCTTCCGGCTCCCCCGCGACGAGCATTCCAAGACCGAGGGCAACGGATTGGGGCTCTCGATCTGCCGCGAGCTGACCGCGCAGCTTCACGGCCGGATCGTCGTCAAGTCGGAGGTCGACCGTGGCACGTCGATGACCGTCGTCTTCCCCAAACAGCCGCCGGCACCCACGAACGCACTCTCGCCCGCATGA
- a CDS encoding ANTAR domain-containing response regulator, whose protein sequence is MTRPYRFVIADDEKAVATGLQNQLESLGYDVIAVVNDGQRAVEICRRALPDAVFLDIEMPVLDGLAAARQIADDPGTPVIIMTAHGHPNLIDQAVEDGVISYLLKPMTTPSLQAAVEIAIARAREIQVLQENVDHLKITLRERKLIERAKGILMSRKELSENEAFRLLQRQSQDRRIPMAKLAESIIQTDELLDSPSQPVGPASRPVRRPMEPPSGE, encoded by the coding sequence ATGACTAGGCCTTACCGATTCGTGATCGCGGACGACGAGAAAGCGGTCGCCACGGGTTTGCAGAATCAACTGGAGTCGTTGGGGTACGACGTGATCGCGGTGGTCAACGACGGCCAGCGCGCCGTCGAGATCTGCCGCCGCGCGCTGCCCGACGCCGTGTTCCTGGATATTGAGATGCCCGTCCTCGACGGCCTGGCGGCCGCGCGGCAGATCGCCGACGACCCCGGCACGCCGGTGATCATCATGACGGCGCATGGACATCCCAACCTGATCGACCAGGCCGTCGAGGACGGCGTGATCTCGTACCTGCTCAAGCCGATGACCACCCCGAGCCTGCAAGCGGCCGTCGAGATCGCAATCGCCCGGGCCCGCGAGATCCAGGTTCTGCAAGAAAACGTCGATCACTTGAAGATCACATTGCGCGAGCGCAAGTTGATCGAGCGAGCCAAAGGCATCCTCATGTCTCGCAAAGAGTTGAGTGAGAACGAGGCGTTCCGTTTATTGCAACGGCAGAGCCAGGACCGGCGGATTCCGATGGCTAAGCTCGCCGAGTCGATCATCCAGACCGACGAGCTGTTGGATTCGCCGAGCCAGCCCGTCGGCCCCGCGTCCCGGCCGGTCCGCAGGCCGATGGAGCCGCCGTCGGGCGAATAA
- a CDS encoding MaoC family dehydratase encodes MTRHRVTLLGFADLVVGDEWESARRTVTETDVVLFAGLSGDFNPLHVDHDWSKNGPFGKPVAHGLLGLALAAGLASNAPRVDTIAFLAILEWKFLLPIAFGDTLRVISTIEAIQPQARGRRGLVTWHRRLLNQDDQLVQEGRTQTLVRARSVSDGDSTPQE; translated from the coding sequence GTGACGCGACATCGTGTGACACTGCTTGGATTCGCGGATCTCGTCGTTGGCGACGAGTGGGAAAGCGCCCGGCGAACCGTCACGGAAACCGACGTGGTCCTCTTCGCCGGGCTCTCGGGCGACTTCAACCCGTTGCACGTCGATCACGACTGGTCGAAGAACGGTCCGTTCGGCAAACCCGTCGCCCACGGCCTGCTTGGACTCGCCCTCGCGGCCGGGTTGGCCAGCAACGCCCCGCGCGTGGACACAATCGCGTTTTTGGCGATTCTCGAATGGAAATTCTTGTTGCCGATCGCGTTCGGCGACACGCTCCGGGTGATCTCGACGATCGAGGCGATCCAGCCGCAGGCGCGGGGGCGTCGAGGCCTGGTGACCTGGCATCGACGGTTGCTGAATCAAGACGATCAACTCGTTCAAGAAGGTCGAACTCAAACGCTCGTGAGGGCGCGGTCGGTCTCCGACGGTGATTCCACGCCGCAAGAGTGA
- a CDS encoding alkaline phosphatase family protein — MKILVIGLDGATPELLLGDDRLSTIRSLMEIGCHGRLKSVVPPITVPAWMCMATGQDPGSLGVYGFRNRVDHSYKNLEIVDSRSITAPAVWDQVAREGGKSILISVPPGYPAREVNGISVGCLLTPDTSEGNYTYPPEVAATIERLVGRYPVDVKDFRNTDKARIRDDLLDMSRKQFTVARHFLENEPWDYFQFVEIGLDRIQHAFWRHHDPEHVLHEPNSPFADVVRDYYLHLDEQLASVLDLLSEDTVVLVVSDHGAKRLDGGFRVNEWLVREGLLALHSYPEQVTPMAKLDVDWSKTKVWSEGGYHARVFLNVKGREPEGTIEPADYERFRDEVKARFEATTDAEGKPLGTLVFKPEEVYRDVRNVAPDLIVHFGGLSWRSIGGVGYPTIHARENDAGPDDCNHAQHGAFVLASPQLAPIGEIHDAHLLDIAPTLLELGGYAPLPDAHGKSLVAGRGSQPPTDAADAPDDDELVRERLRGLGYIG, encoded by the coding sequence ATGAAAATCCTCGTGATCGGCCTCGACGGCGCCACGCCGGAACTGCTCCTGGGGGACGACCGCCTGTCCACGATTCGGAGCCTCATGGAGATCGGCTGCCACGGCCGGCTGAAGAGCGTCGTCCCCCCCATCACCGTCCCCGCCTGGATGTGCATGGCGACCGGCCAGGACCCCGGCTCGCTGGGCGTCTACGGGTTCCGCAACCGCGTCGACCACTCGTACAAGAATCTCGAGATCGTCGACTCGCGATCGATCACCGCGCCAGCCGTCTGGGACCAGGTGGCGCGCGAGGGGGGCAAGTCGATCCTCATCAGCGTCCCCCCCGGCTACCCCGCGCGCGAGGTGAACGGCATCTCGGTCGGCTGCCTCCTCACGCCCGACACGAGCGAGGGGAACTACACCTATCCGCCTGAAGTCGCCGCGACCATCGAACGGCTGGTCGGCCGCTATCCGGTCGACGTCAAGGATTTTCGGAACACCGACAAGGCCCGCATCCGCGACGACCTCCTCGACATGAGCCGCAAGCAGTTCACCGTTGCGCGGCACTTCCTCGAAAACGAGCCGTGGGACTACTTCCAGTTCGTCGAGATCGGCCTCGACCGCATCCAACACGCCTTCTGGCGGCATCACGACCCCGAGCACGTCCTCCACGAGCCCAACAGCCCGTTCGCCGACGTCGTCCGCGACTACTACCTGCACCTCGACGAGCAGCTCGCGAGCGTCCTCGACTTGCTCTCCGAGGACACGGTCGTCCTGGTCGTCTCCGACCACGGCGCGAAGCGGCTGGACGGCGGCTTCCGCGTCAACGAATGGCTGGTCCGCGAAGGTCTGCTCGCGCTTCATTCGTACCCCGAGCAAGTCACGCCGATGGCGAAGCTCGACGTCGACTGGAGCAAGACGAAGGTCTGGAGTGAGGGAGGCTACCACGCCCGCGTCTTCCTGAACGTCAAGGGGCGCGAGCCCGAGGGGACCATCGAGCCGGCCGACTACGAGCGGTTCCGCGACGAAGTCAAAGCCCGGTTCGAGGCGACCACCGACGCCGAGGGCAAGCCGCTGGGGACGCTCGTCTTCAAGCCCGAGGAAGTCTACCGCGACGTCCGCAACGTCGCGCCCGATTTGATCGTCCACTTCGGCGGCCTGTCGTGGCGGTCGATCGGTGGCGTGGGCTATCCGACGATCCACGCCCGCGAGAACGACGCCGGCCCGGACGACTGCAACCACGCCCAGCACGGCGCGTTCGTCCTGGCGAGTCCGCAACTCGCCCCCATCGGCGAGATCCACGACGCCCACCTGCTGGATATCGCCCCGACGCTCCTCGAACTCGGCGGCTACGCCCCCCTGCCCGACGCGCATGGGAAGTCGCTCGTGGCGGGACGCGGCTCCCAGCCGCCGACCGACGCGGCCGACGCCCCCGACGACGACGAGCTGGTCCGCGAGCGGCTGCGCGGGCTCGGCTACATCGGCTGA